AGCAAAGGCTTCCGTCTGGAGACTTGCCTCAGCGGCGCGCGTAGACAAATAACCGGTCCTCGGATGAATGCCATCGAGGGACGGGTACTGCCTCGATACGCCGCCAGGACCACTGTAGCCGCGCCTGAAAGCCCTCACTACCAGGACCTTGCTCGCCCGGTTCCCCGACCACCGCGACGTGCTCGCCCGGGTAGGCGAGCAGCGAGGCTTCGTCAAAACCGCTCCAGGGATCCGGCCAGCACAGTAGGAGGGTTCGCTCAGAATGGCGCAGAAGGACTTCCGGACCGCCTTGCAGGACCTCCGTCCAGAGCACAGGCTCCGCGCGCTGCGGATGCGGCCGAGCCACAATCGCACGGGTGCCGCGATGTCGAATCTCCGTCACGATGGATGGACGGAACCAGGAGCGCCATGACTCACCCATGATGTCGTAGGCGACGATATCCACATCTCGCTCGCGCAGGCAACGAGCCCAGTATCCTGTGCCGGCACCGATTTCGACGAGGGGCCCGTACCGGGCGAGACAGTCGAGCGCGTCATTCCCTGGGACTCCGAACGCGTACTTGCGGCTGAGATGGTCTCTGATCTGCAGCCTGCTGTTCTCGTCTTCTTTCCAGCACGCGATCATTCGGTACTCCGACGGGTCGGTACCCAGCTCGGAGCAACAGATCCAACCAGGAACGCGCGAGCCATTCGCAGCGGCCCATTCCTCAAGGTATGGATTCCAAGGCATGGCCAAGATGCTAGAGAATCGGAACCGGCCGCGACCCATTGAATCCCCTTTCACGCTGGTTACCTGGATTGCGTCCGCCGTGCCCAAGGCAGTTTGGCGGCAACGCCGGCGGTGCGGAGCAGGTCATCTTCGTCGAGGCATGGCGCGGCTTAGTCGAGGGAGCCGCCCCCAGATCCCTGGGCTGAAACCTGCGAACCCCTTCGTGCGTGTAATAAGCAGGGATGACCGACTCCGAAGCGGTCCAAGCTCTGCAGCGGGGTGACCAACGCGGCTTAGAGGCTTTGGTGGAGCGCTATGAGCTCCGTGCGCTCCGTACGGCGTACCACGTCACAAGAGATCCGGAATCGGCCAAGGACGTCGTGGCCGATGCGTTCTTGGCCGTGTTCGAGCGTATCGATAGCTGCGACCCAGACCGTCCATTCGAGCCATGGCTCGTCAGAATCGTCGTTAACCGCGCCATTTCGATAACGCGCCGGGTCAACCGCTACCAAAAAGTCCTATCCCTGCTCAGGCGAGGACCGGAGCCGCACGACCCCGAAGCTGAAGTCCTCCGAAACGAATTGCACATCGTGCTAGCTGAAGCGCTTAGGTCACTGCCCGTCCAGGAGCGGGCCGCACTCTCGTTGCGTTACCTCCTCGATCTAGGCGAGCGTCAAATAGCGGAATCTCTCGGTTGGCCGCTGGGCACCGTGAAGACCCGACTCCACAGAGGACGCGCCCATTTGCGGAAGAAACTGGAAACGGATGGCGGCGGTCTATGGACCACATACGCAATGGAGGGTGATTGAGACCGATGCAAGACCAGATGTTTGATCGTCGGCTTGGGATGCTATTCGTCTCCGACGCCGTTAGAGCCATTCCTGAGGGAACGTCGGTGCTGTTCGACATCAACAGGCGACTCGCGCGCCAACGCTCACCGCGACGGCGCTCGCTCGTGATCGTCGCGAGTGTCACGGCTGTGGCTCTCGGCTTGCTTCTCGCGGTCACGCCGGCTCGGGCTGCGGTCGGCGACTTCCTTCGCTTCGCTTTCGTGCAACGGTTCGGGACTGTGCTTGTCACTCCAACACCGACCCAAGCAACTGGAGCAGCAACGGCGCCAGGGGTGGTCGGAGGGAGCCAACAAATGCCCAGACTTACCCTGGCGGAGGCTCAGCAGTTGGCAGGCTTCCCCATCCCGCAGCCATCCTTCCTTCCCCAGGGCGTGGTGTTCCGGTTTGCCTTCGCATCCACCGACCACACAGGCGTCGTGCTCTCCTACGGGCGAGTCGGCGACGAATCGAGCGGTATGGGCATTCAGATTGCCCAAGGGGCGCATAGCGGCGGCTATGCGATTCCCGCCTCAGCCGCCCGAACCGTGAAAGTCAACGGCCACGACGCCGTCTATGCGCACGGATCGTGGGATCAGTCGCAGAACTGGAACGGCTCGGCTGACTCGGCCTTGCTGTCGTGGCAAGGGGGCGGCTTCACCTATGTAATGAGTTACTCCGGCCTTCGCCTCAGCCAAGCTGACATGATCCGGATCGCCGAGTCTTTGCACTAGCTGGCATATCTCCGCCCGAGCCGACGGCACCTGCGCGATCGGCAGGAGCGAAAACGTCGGACCAGGCTGGAACCGGCCCGCGACCTAGTTGAGAAAGCGTCCGGCCGCCCTCGGCCGTAGCCTCCCGAGCGCTTTGGCGGGCCCGGAGATTCGGGGTGGTCAAGGTTGTGCGGCGCGGCTAGTGTAGAGGGTATGGGGCTGGGATCTCGAGTCGGCCGTACGCCGTCGATGCGGTCTCA
This genomic stretch from Candidatus Dormiibacterota bacterium harbors:
- a CDS encoding RNA polymerase sigma factor → MTDSEAVQALQRGDQRGLEALVERYELRALRTAYHVTRDPESAKDVVADAFLAVFERIDSCDPDRPFEPWLVRIVVNRAISITRRVNRYQKVLSLLRRGPEPHDPEAEVLRNELHIVLAEALRSLPVQERAALSLRYLLDLGERQIAESLGWPLGTVKTRLHRGRAHLRKKLETDGGGLWTTYAMEGD